The following proteins come from a genomic window of Acidobacteriota bacterium:
- a CDS encoding pre-peptidase C-terminal domain-containing protein codes for MDSRRLLFLFVLAVLAAVTLLAGVDNPADSRHPDEAQFVRSGKSRIHLPALTTEPDPDVRRHLLFELSLAPREEVEYVLRSLLALFPSEQDEKVRLAYLPAVATLLEKTDPGALQVSSADFLRRCAATDPSDSVRILAFNILSFTGMADPSTLPRITRVEGLDPAALHGLPAALLRVNATQAPAILRSLAAFEQDPLLALETAACLQQVGDLTPADLIGKARQVVEAVGDEKTAVKAAAILLDLSRRQPKLGGAVTEVLQEWQERGAESYSGPVFGEMLEKHGIPRTMAVLAYTPSNAYAYAADWWDSCNHSCSSSYSSCTPWSYWGGELCGYSSHGGDCADFVSQCLIAGGHGYLNSGDPCRGYPCGKEEIGATKLGQCLVLKGWTRTCGYKQAPPSNIAVGDVLIYHGGSCSDYDAHATFVMYVSGSDVRIACHSSMQWNKAYTYLASTKPYYEWLHNPNSSSETVSAPAKPTGTAAGSTGTTYTYTTSGGASSLGHSLQYSFDWGDGTTSGWLAAGVKSASHPWSTAGTYAVKARARCATHTSIVSAYSAALSVTLTTPCTDAYEPNNTSTAAYGPITAGTTYGGKICTAGDVDWFRITTPSKGTLAITCTVPSGKDFDLELYNPNWVAGSYNAAGVTESISTNQPAGTYSVRVYGDGGAYSSTAYGLRYTFTPDETVSAPSTPTGTTACNTTSTYTYTVSGGASSLGHTLQYSLDWGDGTNTGWLAVGVKSATHKWTAKGTYAVKARVRCATHTSIVSGYSGALSVTVTAPCTDPYEPNNYSSEAKTVSSGVNYAGYLCTSGDVDWFKFTVASQKTVTLTCQVPSGTDYEMELYNPDYVTGSYNAPGTTESVSRTLAAGTYYVRIYGYSGAYNPNYPFTLKVVY; via the coding sequence ATGGACTCAAGGCGTCTCCTTTTCCTGTTCGTCCTTGCCGTTCTCGCGGCCGTCACCCTCCTCGCCGGCGTTGACAACCCGGCCGACAGCCGGCATCCCGACGAAGCCCAGTTCGTGCGGAGCGGCAAGAGCCGGATCCACCTGCCGGCCCTGACCACCGAACCCGACCCGGACGTCCGCCGCCACCTGCTCTTCGAGTTGTCCCTCGCGCCGCGGGAGGAGGTCGAGTACGTGCTCCGCAGCCTCTTGGCCCTGTTCCCCTCCGAGCAGGACGAGAAGGTCCGCCTGGCCTACCTTCCGGCCGTGGCCACCCTGCTGGAGAAGACGGACCCGGGGGCGCTCCAGGTGAGTTCCGCCGATTTCCTCCGGCGCTGCGCCGCGACGGACCCGTCGGACTCGGTGCGCATCCTGGCCTTCAACATCCTCTCGTTCACGGGGATGGCCGACCCGTCCACCCTGCCCCGGATCACCCGGGTCGAGGGCCTCGACCCCGCGGCCCTCCACGGCCTGCCCGCGGCCCTCCTCCGCGTCAACGCCACCCAGGCCCCCGCGATCCTGCGGTCCCTGGCAGCCTTCGAACAGGACCCGCTCCTGGCGCTGGAAACCGCCGCCTGCCTGCAGCAGGTGGGGGACCTCACCCCCGCCGACCTGATCGGCAAGGCCCGCCAGGTCGTGGAGGCGGTCGGCGACGAGAAGACGGCCGTCAAGGCCGCCGCGATCCTGCTCGACCTTTCCCGGCGCCAGCCCAAGCTGGGCGGGGCGGTGACCGAGGTCCTCCAGGAGTGGCAGGAGCGGGGCGCGGAGAGCTATTCCGGCCCGGTGTTCGGGGAGATGCTGGAAAAGCACGGCATCCCGCGCACCATGGCGGTCCTGGCCTACACCCCGTCCAACGCCTACGCCTACGCCGCCGACTGGTGGGACAGCTGCAACCACAGCTGCTCGTCCAGTTACTCCAGCTGCACCCCCTGGTCCTACTGGGGCGGCGAACTGTGCGGCTACTCCAGCCACGGCGGCGACTGCGCCGACTTCGTGTCCCAGTGCCTGATCGCCGGCGGCCACGGCTACCTCAACAGCGGCGACCCCTGCCGGGGCTACCCCTGCGGCAAGGAGGAGATCGGGGCCACCAAGCTCGGCCAGTGCCTGGTCCTGAAAGGGTGGACCCGGACCTGCGGCTACAAGCAGGCGCCGCCCTCCAACATCGCCGTGGGCGACGTGCTGATCTACCACGGCGGGTCCTGCTCCGACTACGACGCCCACGCCACCTTCGTCATGTACGTCAGCGGCTCGGACGTGCGCATCGCCTGTCACTCCTCCATGCAGTGGAACAAGGCCTACACCTACCTCGCGTCCACCAAGCCCTACTACGAGTGGCTCCACAACCCGAACTCGAGCAGCGAGACCGTCTCCGCCCCCGCCAAACCCACGGGGACCGCCGCGGGCAGCACCGGCACCACCTACACCTACACCACCAGCGGCGGCGCCTCCAGCTTGGGCCACAGCCTCCAGTATTCCTTCGACTGGGGTGACGGCACGACCTCCGGCTGGCTGGCCGCCGGCGTGAAGTCGGCCTCCCACCCGTGGTCCACGGCGGGGACGTACGCCGTCAAGGCCCGGGCCCGCTGCGCCACCCATACCAGCATCGTGTCCGCCTACTCCGCCGCGCTGTCGGTCACCCTTACGACCCCCTGCACCGACGCCTACGAGCCCAACAACACCTCCACGGCCGCCTACGGGCCCATCACCGCCGGCACCACCTACGGCGGCAAGATCTGCACCGCCGGCGACGTGGACTGGTTCAGGATCACCACCCCGTCGAAGGGGACCCTGGCCATCACCTGCACGGTGCCCTCCGGCAAGGACTTCGACCTGGAACTGTACAATCCCAACTGGGTTGCCGGGTCCTACAACGCCGCCGGCGTGACGGAGTCCATCTCCACCAACCAGCCCGCCGGAACCTACTCCGTCCGGGTCTACGGCGACGGCGGCGCCTACAGCTCCACCGCCTACGGCCTGCGCTACACCTTCACGCCCGACGAGACCGTCTCGGCCCCGTCCACGCCCACGGGGACCACCGCCTGCAACACCACCTCCACCTACACCTACACCGTGAGCGGCGGCGCCTCCAGCCTGGGTCACACCCTCCAGTACTCCCTCGACTGGGGTGACGGCACCAACACCGGCTGGCTGGCCGTCGGGGTGAAGTCGGCCACCCACAAGTGGACCGCGAAGGGGACCTACGCCGTCAAGGCCCGGGTCCGGTGCGCCACCCACACCAGCATCGTGTCCGGCTACTCGGGCGCGCTGTCGGTGACCGTCACCGCCCCCTGCACCGACCCTTACGAGCCCAACAACTACTCCTCCGAGGCCAAAACCGTCTCCAGCGGCGTGAACTACGCGGGGTACCTGTGCACCTCGGGGGACGTGGACTGGTTCAAGTTCACGGTGGCGAGCCAGAAGACCGTCACCCTCACGTGCCAGGTCCCCTCGGGCACCGACTACGAGATGGAACTCTACAACCCCGACTACGTGACCGGGTCCTACAACGCCCCGGGCACCACCGAGTCCGTCTCGCGCACCCTCGCGGCGGGGACCTACTACGTGCGGATCTACGGGTACAGCGGGGCCTACAACCCCAACTACCCCTTCACCCTGAAGGTGGTCTACTGA